In Pseudomonadota bacterium, the genomic stretch AAACCAAAACCGTATCCCTGCTCTCCCCGCACTCATCGAAGCCCGCGCCCAAGCTCCTTGAGTGCTCTGTACCCTGTGCGATCCTACCCTCCTCTCCTCGCCACCACCTTTTGAGAAGTTACGCGTGACCTGCTCCGTTGCGCAAGCTTCGTGCTCCTACCAGCTAGCGCAGCCGTCTTGCTCGCGTGCGGCGGCGGGAGCAGTCCAACACGGATCCCACGTCCTGACCCGCCGGCTGCGGGCACTTCGGCGCCACCGGCCGCCGGGACCATGGCGCCTCCGGTGGCGGGAACCGTGGCGCCTCCGGTGGCGGGGGGCGCTGCTCCAGCGCCCGCGGGAACTTTTGACGACGACGTCAACTTCCTCCAAATGTACGAGCCATCGCTCGTGGTGCTGTCAGACCCGCTAATGAAGGCGCGGGTGGCGGTCTCGCCGGCCTGGCAAGGCCGCGTGATGACCAGTACGGCCGGCGACGCAAGGGGACTGAGCTTCGGCTGGATCAACCGAGAGCTGATCGCGTCGAGACAGATCAAGGAGCATATCAATGTGTTCGGCGGCGAAGACCGGTTTTGGATGGGCCCGGAAGGCGGCCAGTACTCGATCTTCTTCGCGCCCGGAACGAAGTTCGATCTGGCGACCTGGTTCACGCCGGCACCGCTCGATACGGAGCCCTTCGAGGTGGTGCAGATCCTTCCCGACCGGGTGTCGTTTCGCAGGCAGTTCCAGCTCCTGAACAAATCCGGGACGCGTTTTGATGTGCTCGTGGATCGTGAGGTTCGCCTGCTCAGCGAGCAGGAGGCCTGGACCAACCTCAAACTTCCCCCTACGCCGGGTGTGGAGCTGGTGGCCTACGAGTCTGTCAACCGCATCACCAATGCCGGCCAGCAGCGGTGGAGGAAGAATACCGGCCTGTTGTCGATCTGGATTCTTGGCATGTACCAGCCGTCGCCTCAGACCACCATTGTCCTGCCTTTCCGCAAGGGCCCACAGGCCATGCTGGGCCCGATCGTGAACGATGCCTACTTCGGCAAGGTTCCTCCCGACCGGCTGAAGATCCGCAACGGCGTCATCTTCTTCCGCGGCGACGGCCAGCAGCGTGGCAAGATCGGCTTGTCTCCCCAGCGCGCCCGTCGCGTGATGGGAAGCTACGACGCGGCGAGCGGCGCCTTGACCTTGGTTCAGTTCACACTACCGAGGGGCAGGACCGACTACGTCAACTCCCTGTGGAAGCGGCAGAAGTTCCCTTACAAGGGCGACGCGTCCAACAGCTACAACGATGGACCGCCCATGCCCGGTGTGCCCCCGCTCGGGCCCTTCTACGAGCTCGAGTCGTCATCGCCCGCCGCGGCGCTTGCCCCCGGCGCCTCCATGTCGCACACCCATCGCACCTTCCATCTGGTAGGAGATCCAAACGGGTTGAACCAGATCGCAACCGCGCTGCTCACCGTCGACCTGGCGACCATTCAGGGCACATTCGATTAGCGGTTGCGTGCGTAGCGCTCGGGCGCGCCGAGAAAATCCAGACGGCAGCGCGCCGAGCAAAAACGATAGTCGACACCCTCGTAGCGAGCAGTGGCCTCCGGCTGCTCCCCAAGCGCCATTCCGCATACCGGATCGTGCTTGCGCAGCCAGCTCGGACGTCGCCTCAACGGCAGGTCGCCGGCGAGCTCGCGCATGAGCTCCAGATGGTTCAGCACCAAGCGCGGTGTCAGGAAGTGCTCTCGCACGCGATCCTTGCCCGCAGCTGCGAGCGCGTGGGCACGCTTGGGTTCTGCGAGCAACGCGCGGATCGCCGCCGCGCAGGCGTCGGTGCCGTCGACCAGCAGGCCGCCTACTCCATCGGCCATCTGCAAGGGAATTCCGCCGGCTCTGCCTGCGACCACGGGGGTGCCCTTCCACAGCGTCTCGGAGACCACCAGACCGAAACCCTCGCGCACGGACTTCTGCACCACCACGTCCGAAAGCCGCTGCAGGGCGTTCACTTCGATGTTGCTCACACCGACCAGGTTCGTGAACACGTGGATCCTGGGATCGCCCTCCGCTTCGGCGCGGATCGACCGGCAGATTTCCCATCCCTCGGGATCGTCGAGCGCGAGCGAACCCGCGAGGACCAGCTGCAGCTCGGGAATATCTTCGCGCACCTGGCGGTAGGCTTGCACGACTCCCAAGGGATCCTTCCAGGGGTCGAAGCGCGAGACCTGGGTCACCAGCGGTCGATCTGCGCGCACACCCAGCCACTCCAGGATATGGCGGGCAGTTTCTTCGGCCAGGGGTAGGTTCTTGGGGCTGCAAGGATCGATCGCAGGAGGAATGAACTCGACTTTGGAGGTCGGGACATCGGGCGGCGCGAAGTCTGACATCGTGAAGATTGCCGCGTCGTAATCAGACAGAAAGGGGCGCAGGAACGTCCACACCTCGGGGTTCGGTTCGGAGGTGTCGATATGGCAGCGCCAGACCCAGCGGGCGTTGCCTTTGCCACGCATCGACAGGATGGCGGCTGGCTGCGGATCGTGCATGAACACGAAATCGTACTGCTCGGCAAAGGCCCGAGCGTTTTCCTT encodes the following:
- a CDS encoding glycosyltransferase; translated protein: MLELVDVGSRVLDSYRGVAPDDLLEDLVAEAECLRGARVLHVNATPYGGGVSELLRSVVPLLNDLGLVADWRIIRGDERFFQVTKTMHNGLQGAHVTLTEAQQSIYLENAKENARAFAEQYDFVFMHDPQPAAILSMRGKGNARWVWRCHIDTSEPNPEVWTFLRPFLSDYDAAIFTMSDFAPPDVPTSKVEFIPPAIDPCSPKNLPLAEETARHILEWLGVRADRPLVTQVSRFDPWKDPLGVVQAYRQVREDIPELQLVLAGSLALDDPEGWEICRSIRAEAEGDPRIHVFTNLVGVSNIEVNALQRLSDVVVQKSVREGFGLVVSETLWKGTPVVAGRAGGIPLQMADGVGGLLVDGTDACAAAIRALLAEPKRAHALAAAGKDRVREHFLTPRLVLNHLELMRELAGDLPLRRRPSWLRKHDPVCGMALGEQPEATARYEGVDYRFCSARCRLDFLGAPERYARNR